The Branchiostoma lanceolatum isolate klBraLanc5 chromosome 12, klBraLanc5.hap2, whole genome shotgun sequence DNA segment CTTTGGAGATCTTTCTTCAACATCCTTTGTCGGTGCAAGTCCAGTCCTCTAGGTCACAATTTTACAGGTTTATGCTTTAATGTTCTGTACATTAATGTATCTCAGTAATTTCCACTACTAAATGTAAGAATAGCATGGCACTCATGCAATACATTATGTATTTATGATGATGTAGTTAGATGAATCCAATATCTGTATGTGTCCATGTTCTGAAGTCTGATCACCAATGACCTTTAACCTGTGACCTTCCCAGGTAAGCTTGACCTGTCAGGCCCTAAGATGGTGTTTAAGGGGGACAACAACCCGTGGGTGGCGCCCATCGCTGACCAGCTGCAGGTGGGCGTGTCTCACCTGCTGGAGTACCTCAGGTCCGACACCTACAAGTAGTAAGTGCCTCTTTCATGTTCAAACTGTTCACATTTTATAGTAGTATGTCAGTGGCTGCATCAACACCATCACCAAAATGCAGTTGCCAGGTAGCAGAGGTCGTGGCAGACCTAAGAAATCTTGgttggagtgtgtcaggaaggatgTATGGCCTCACCagcgtggacccgctggacagagctgcttggaagcacggtgtgaagactagcagactgctgcccacctgtgtcagggaccccggtagcagtataatcaaataatggatactactagtactacatatgtccatgaaggttagacatccagctaataagatacaccaaaaaactgttacatatccagttgcttgagtgtttttttttttttagtagtGTGCattgtccagtggttagcagccTTGCCTCTTGACCAataggttgggagttcgaatcccagttGTGTCACTCACcaaacatgcacgctactggaaagggctaggggaatttccctgatacattgaacctgtaaatactgcacatagAGTGTGTCtcctctgtcatgaccagtacAGAGGAAGTTTacctcttcagtgagctaaactggttcgagatcactctCACTATCTATCTGACAACCTCTCCTCGAGTTGAAATACtgtatgtaggattttggccaCACCTCATGGGTGGAGCCTTTTTTGTAGTAATTTTGggtcttgtttctttgttatcCTTAGCCTGTAAGGAGATCACCGTCACTATCTATCAGCCTCTCCTCCtgtatgtaggattttggccaCACCTTGTGGGGCAGAGCTTTTCTGTAATTTTATCGCTTGTTTCCTACAGCCTGTATGGGCGTCACATCCAGGCCGGAGCTCAGCCACCGCCCAAGACCACTGACAAGTCCAAGAAGATCAGCAGAAAGGCAAAGGGGAAGTAAAGCTGGTCGTCACGGTGACCAAACATGCCAATCAAACAAAAAACTCCTGGAAATTATGTAACACCATATTCGTAAAAGGTTAAAAGCCAGTTTCTTTTCGTTTCGTGATTTGGAAAAGAATCATTCATATTCTGCGCATGATTTTAaatgttttatatttgttatgaaACCCAGAACCGTACCAAAATTGAAGAGATATGTGGAGAAATGTCTGGTGGGCAAGTTTCCAGGGGCAAGTTGAAGCAACAAAACTTTGATGGAGAAAATTCTCTCCAAAAATTCTATCTACAAACGTTGTGGAATCATTGAAATGGAAGAAAATTCTCTCCTTACAGCTTCCACAAAAGTGGaatgtatgaaaaatatttCAGTATTCAGATCAGTGAAATTTCCCACAAGAAGGGATCATGCATCATTTCAATGTTTTCTCAAACTGAAATCTCTCAGGTGAAGGGATCCATCTCGCTGAAGTAACGTGAACTGAATTTCTGCAATTTTCAGAGCAATTTTCTTACTTAGCATATTTGTAAGGGATCTGTAATACTAGTGATATATGGTGACTAGTTTGAGAATTTTTGTCTACAAACTAGATACAATGaattaaaatacaattttgataGTCTTTTTTGTTggttaagatacatgtatatcttgtaGATTTTATAAAGGTGACATATGGATGCTATGTCACTATAGGTGCTTTTCAATGTAGTCAGCTACAATTTTGACTAACACCGGTGTACTTCGTATTTTGTAAGTTGCATGTGCATTGTGCTGATATgttattatgtatgtatatttatcCTTAGCTATTTATTCATCTCACAATAGTTGAATGTAATGCTTTTGTGAGGCTCATTGGCATATATGTATGTTGGTGTGTTTGCTATGTAGTACCTATAGTAAACATCACCCAACATATCCAGGTTTTTCCTTTTCACTGGCAACTTAGTATCGTCTTTATTTTTGGCAAGCTGAGAATGCGGCAGTTTACTGTATTTCCTATAATAATTGCACATCTATGTCAACCATGCACTTATGATGGTGTCTACCCCTGGCTTTTTAAGCATAAGTCCTTTTTTATACTGTCAAATTTTAGTCAGAATACAGTAATCATCTGCACATTTGGTAGCTTGGTTGGTGCATTTATTAGAGCAAATACAGTAAGGGAAGAACTGGATGTGTTTGAATGATGTTTACTATGGTAAGGTGGGTAGGAGAACCATACATAGGTGCAATATGTACTGTTTTACAATGTAGTAGTCTGTACAGACTACATGGTGTGATGTAGTAGGGACATTCGGTGCTATGTAGATTGTATGTACATCTATTTACCATACTGTGGCGGCCAAGAGATTCTAGCGTTTCTTTGACTCAGTGTTTCAAAAGACCAACAAAGTAAAGGTACACTCAAATCATTTGAATGCTTAGGTTGCACAGTGATGCCACCTGGTTGTTTTTAGAAAAACTGCAGCTATTCTGGGTTCAATGTTCTGGTATTATCTTGAAAAATTATTGAAAATAACCCTAAAAGAAGCAAGTTAAAACTCTTGGCTGCCACCATATGAAAAAAAGGATCCATTTTATGACAGCACCATGACAACATAGCACCAACCAAGAGCTGACGACTTTGTGACAGTTACATTGTAATATGCCATCATCAAATTTACTTTCATGTCCATGTGCGCAAGTCTAAGTAGATATAAAAGTCAGTGCAACTTTAATCCAGCAGTGCTTTTCCCCCAAAAGCGTTGACATCTATTTTTGTACCAGCACTCAAACCTCTGTCTAACTTTAACTACACTGGCAGCTTCATAATAAAAAGGTGGAAGAGTTGACAATGGGATTCGTCTATTTTGTACTTGTGatttatttctttgtgtttcTGTTTACGAGAGCccgttttttttgtattaaggACCTGCTTAGTTGAATTGCTAGTGATATTCACAATGTTTCCATATACTCAAGCAATGCAAATAGTGTAGAATGAAACGTTAATGTTTGCCCCCTGTGAAAAGAGGAGATTTTTCTTTCAGTGGAGGAAAAACGCTTCTTGCTACATAGTCCAGGAGCCCTGGTACAAGGGGGCGGAATTTGGTGGTAAACCACGCATCCCTCCATGGATAGTAGATTTCCCGTTGCCGAGTTGCTCCCCCCTTGATGATTGCCATGGCACAATCCGAGGGAGGGGATGGCTTGTAGTCTTTGCTCATCTGAAAGGCCTGGATGAGAAATATATGGACATGAAGCATCGGGGTAATAGTACTAATACTCATTGGTAATGAACAAAGGTCGTTTACATCGAAAAAGGCAACATCTAATCGATAGCAATGTCAGTCATagtgtatgtatgaatgtgtgtgtgtgtgtgtgttagaacATAAAGGCTGAATTGTATCATGTATTTTTTGCAAGTTTGAATCTCCTAGTTTCTTATTCACATTCAGGAGGATTTAATATTGGTACTGTTGTACCTTATCTATTGTAAATCTGATGTCTCAGTCAATGATAGATCTGAGAAACTTATTTTGCTTGGTgcagctttaaaaaaacaaattgtacggttcttgggggcaaatgtgctagatgttggcacatcggcaaccaaatccgtagagCGTTTTTTTGCACACTTTAAGATAGTATAGCCGAAGGGGCTCTGTGggtgtcactccaccgccagggaaggtcgtgtaacgtgcctttctcaagggcacaacatctgggAATGGTGAGCATTAAAACCTATttgtccaacgctctaaccattTCGCCACAAAGATGAGACGTAACTTTGAATCatgaaaataattttgaaaCACCAGTATGACGCACTTCTTGGAAATACTTAGATGGTTCGGTGTCTATAAACCCGATGACACAGTACGTCACAGACACGTTGATGTCCTGCATTACCAACTCCTGCCGCAAGGAGGTGAAAAACCCATCCAGACCAAACTTGGTGGCCGCGTAGAAGGCAGTGAAGGGATTCCCGATCTTTCCTGTGTAGAAAACAGAAAttaaactagaatggcaacattttcgggaaaatgcagaatattcccctcccattacctacacctgaaatatgacagccatagcattgactgtaaggatattacgaagtttctgcataaattatgcaaaggaggtcggcattagcataatttatggccaggtgtgttcacctttcctaaaggtaccttcatctcaaatatgacatccatagctttcatggtaagggatatgcataaattatgcagaatgcactcattagcataatttatggccaggttttctgacctttcctaaaggtaccatcatctcaaatatgacatccgtagcctttacagtaagggaaaaacaagtttatgcataaattatgcaaatgaggtccgcattagcataatttatacacaggtgtgttcacctctcctaaaggtacctacatctgaaatatgacatccgtagcctttacggtaagggatatgcataaattatgcaaatgaagccctcatttgcataattcatggccaggttttgtgacccttcctaatggtacctacatctcaaatatgacatccgtagctttcacggtaagggaaatgcaagtttatgcattaataatgcaaatgaggtcttcattagcataatttatgtccaggtgtgttcacctttcctaaaggtacctatatctcaaatatgacatctgtagcttttacagtaagggaaatacaactttatgcataaattatgcaaatgaggtcctcattagcataatttatgtccaggtgtgttcacctttcctaaaggtacctacatctcaaatatgacatctgcagcttttactgtaaaggaaatacaactttttgcataaattatgcaaatgatgtcctcattagcataatttatcgtcaggtgtattcacctttcctataggtacctacatctcaaatataacatccgtacattgtaacataaggtacatataatttTCTggaataccattagtagagctaccaccgcacatctacttggtttttggcagaagaagaagaagaaagaagaagaagaagaagaacaggcaagcaaaaacagtatatcccccttcccactggaaggggaatataacaaCGTTTAAGAGCTGAATCTCACAGTATCTCTCAAGGTACTTCGATTTACAAAATGCTGTGACAAaatggagggagggagggagggagggagggagggagggagggagggagggagggagggagggagggagggagggagggagggagggagggagggagggagggagggagggagggagggagggagggagggagggagggagggagggagggagggagggagggagggagggagggagggagggagggagggagggagggagggagggagggagggagggagggagggagggagggagggataaAAGGATGGACgaatggatgggtggatgggtgGATAGAAGAGTGGATAGAAGAGTGGATAGATGTACTGATAAAAGGATGGAGATACAAAGAGAGATGGCAGATTGTAGTAGCACCCAGGAAATTTAACATTATCTTTTTTCCACTTACCAGCTATTGAGCCGACCACGACCAGACTGCCGTTGGTCTTGTGAAGCAGTGGCAGTGCCAGTGACGCCAGTCGGATGTAGCTGTAGTAGTTGATCATCACGTGATCGTGAAGAAACTCCATGTCTCCATCCCATAGGAAGGCCTTTTTACTCTTATGGCTGGTTCCTACATGGTTTAGGACCAGATAGTCCAGACCACCTTCAGAAGTAAAAAAAGATGAGCATGTCACCagcttatactgtaaatgcagaaatgttcgcggtggttttatgttcgaggttttcacagtgaactttCAAACCACCGTGAGACTTTTTGCCCACTTATTACTGGAGCACTACTATTGCTTCAAACGCGAAATTAtaatcaccgcgaacactccattttctccttaccacgAAATATAAACCATACaaacttaattgcatttacagtattataacTAATATAAGCAGTACAATTCAATGAAGAACACTTGGTTACATCCCTAGGGCACCACGAAAACACTACTTTAAGAAATaataaatatgatatatctCAATGGGACATATTTGCTGAGCTGACCAAATTTTTCCTTGGCTGTCTGTATAGTCCTCTCACAGTCCTGTGGTTTCCCCATGTCTCCTGCTACATAGATGGCCTCCTGGGCTCCCAGGTCCTTCATCTTAGCTACAACCTGGACCAGAAATAATGTTACTTAGTCTTACACATGCAGTATATGACAAGAAGATTCAATTAGGCCAGCTGTCCACACACAAGCAtgtgacctgtccttggtgctgaacactcttCTTGTTCTGTGTTTTAGGTATCTCATTAACAACTGGCCTACTTAATATGCTTATCGcccctcatttatgccgaaaatattcacgatgaaggaagtaTATGTATAGGACTACATTGGTAGGGTCTGTACAGGATTAGTGAGGATCATATTGTTTAACAAAACATACGTTGTGTAGTTCACCACAAGCGggattctgtaaaaagtcggcacATTATGTACTCATTGATACATCATCCATTGGAAAAAAACATGCCCTTCTTGCGTTTAGGATTCTTTTGATAACTGATACCCACCTCCTTCAGTCTGGCCTCTCTCCTGGCCGTGATGAGAACTCTGGCTCCTAACCTGGCGTAGTGGTACGCCATCTGTTCACCGATGCCGGTACTGCAGCCTGTCACCACGACTCGAGCTCCCCTCAGGGATTCTGTAAACGGTCATGAAAACGTTCCACCATTTTGTGAAATTCCGAATGTTTTGTGTGATTCTACAACATGCAGAGAATAACCCAAAGCAATAGATGGTAGAGTAACGGACCCTGCCCTGAGAGAGTCTTGAAAACGTTTAAAATCGCATCATCTGtaattataaaaaaatgttttccagCATAAATCTTTCAACCCTTTTACAGTATCTCGTGAGCGTCGCGTGCTACCAGGCCGCTATTTAccgaagccccccccccccccagtaccAAGACTCGAATGTGATATCACACCTGCAGCGTCACTTAACGTGACTTACCTGGATCAAAAGCGGGCTCGTACCAGATGTACCCCACCAGTACCGCCAACAGAAGAGCCAGAGTCCATCCTAGTTTCCCCATATTTTTAATTTTGAGCGGTGTGTTGATCGCACAAGACCCTCCGCGTACATAGTACAAAATGGTGACAAAGTCCGCTCGGGCATCTTTTGTTTGCCCGAACTTTCAACTTTGCCCCTATCTTATCTAACCCTAGGGGTCACCGGTCAGGCGGGtttcttttttgtctgaaaattttcttttctttgggcCGACAGTTTTTGCGCCTATAACAAACCTTTACGTCTATATAACAAACCGATCCATTTAGCGGAACCGTAGTAGACAACATTTGGCCAACCAATGGTTCTAGTCGCCACAAAGTTTGTGATCTCtctgaaatatcattttgcGTGCTAtgtgtgagggtctgcatgcttcCGTAATTATGTATCAGGTAGGCCTTTTTAATTTCGTGTATCAAATTCGTAGGGAAGCAATATCATttcacgtaattcgtagggagGAGGCAAACATTTTCCGTAATGCGTAGCCAGTGCGTAAAGCGTGATCAAGACGTAAAATTGTCCGTAAACCGATACGTTGAGAGCTATGTACATTTTGAGATAATATTATTATCATGTATCACTAACAGTGCAATACTTCAAATATCGTTAAACTTGTGCAATACAGCCTGTATATACGTATCGGAAGTcggatgcacataatttttaccttGCACCCTCCAGATTTGTATTGATCTGAGTAAGGGGTCGGCCTAGGTTTTTAATTAATTCATCTTGTATGTGGTTGGTTTTAAAAgtgtgtcttttgtgttttacctctgcaataaagatgattttgaacactCGTGTCTTGCCTCCCAGTTTTTCGTAAGCCGTAGCGAAGGCGCCAGCATTGACCTGTCCAAAACGCAGGAAATGTCATTTCAGAGGGTtgagttttcaaaattttccgtaAGGGCATGCCCCCGGGCCCCTTAGAAAGCTCGCGCCTTTGCCGCTCGCTTGGTCTAAATTTAGCGTAAAGCGTTGccggccttcctgaatttaacgTAAAGCGTTGTGGACCTTCCTGAATTTAACGTAAAGCGTAatcaggaccccccatgcagaccctcctgtgTATTCGATCGGGCAAGGAGGCTACTAGTATATAACCTCCAAGCTGGACCAGGTCGTGCTGAAGTTTCACAATTAGGAAGTATTGGCGTCACGATTGTCTTATACTTGTCTATACAGAatagaaaatgtgaaaataaagaagaaatgttttgtttggcaCCCCTACGACACTTCATGGTCTTTACAATGCTTTGTTGTTACCTGCAATCCCATAATACTCTTAACAGGTGCTCCGGTTCGGGCGTCTGTGATTGGTGCGATCTACTGCCGCAAGGCAGAAGTCGCCTTGGTCAAAGATTTGCAGTTCAAAACTTTTTAGTAGCGTTGGTCTACTCTATACATTAATTTTCAAAGAGGAGTTGAGTAAAGACTACTTTTATAAAATTTCGGCCGTCAAAACGACCACCGACGTACAGTAAACGATAAACCATTCGTGAGAACATCGACCAATGAGAAACGTTGTAACAAGTGTCACTACTATTCACGCAACTTTGTCCTGACCTTGGAGACGCTGCACTGCTGTGACTGCACCACTGCGCTGGTACTTTATACTTGAAGAAGAAACTTTCTTATACTTAAAAAGAGTAAGTCATAAAATAAGGCAATGTTAGAGTAGAGTACTCTATCGACAGCTTCTGTATTTTGGGCTTTTTAGGCTTTTAAATGGGAAATGCCAGTGAATCGTTCGGCATCAACATAGCGGCCCTCGTACGTtaacggggggtgtccatagtccggtaaggtccatagtccggtaaggttttaaaaatcgttgttgcagagatatgcatgggtagctgcacatgataagtacacctagttatggactaaacctttatgtaaatcaccacgaagttggagtatgtgttgaagttggtaagcCCAAACggataaagatttttaaaattgtacaAGTCTGACGCCTTCCGTGCGGGTTGACGAGCGAATGCATCGTGAACATGCCCTTCGAAACTCTTTAATTGTTCATCGTAGAATACAACAGGAAAAAAGATACCACCATATATAGGAAGGACATTCATTATATTTCCTCTAAAAACAAACCTATATACCAtctttgcctttaaagttggataatccaaggaggttaaatatacatgtatatttaacctccttgctagtattcaactttttctttcttcagcAGTGGAAGACATCATTCAAGCCTACAACTGATCATGCATGAGTAAATGACCGGCTTGGGCAATGGCAGGTACGTTATTGATATATAATGTTATAACTAATAGAAGTTAATCATCAAcacgttgtacatgtataagcaatGCATTGATCATTGCTTTACGGTAAAAATGACAAACATGCATGTAATAATGATGTAGGTTATTATAAGGTGAGTTTGACCAATACATCATCTTTATTTCTTCACAGAAACCCCTGGTGTTTTGTTGGTCCATGATGAGTATGGCAAATTCAAGGGAGGGAACTCTTCTATAAACAGGAAGGTATTAGAAATAATCAAAGAATATGAGCCAGACCTACCTGTAGTTTGCACAGTTTTGAAAGCAACCGAACAGGAAATACAGGACGCACAAAATGTTGGAGTTACACTTTTACTTCCTGAACTTGACCGAGATGACTATAGAACTCCTTCTCTGGACTGGCTGACCTTTGACCATCGCTCCAAATACCCACATCTTCCCGCAACAATTAGGAGCATTGTTGGACACGCTGGTTTCACCAGTAGGGCAGCAGTAAGGATCAAACAAGAACGTTACCCAGATGCTAAGGTCATCCTCGTTACCAATGACATACCAGAAGACACAGCATACTACAAAGGAGATGAGAAGGCCATGGGCATTGGGAAGAAGGAAGACTCCATTCTTGAAGATGCTCAAGAAGCTGATGTAGTCTTTTCTCTTGGAAAGAAGATATTTAACCACTTTGAGAACCAATTCAGGGCTATACCTACCAAAAAGCGACCTCAGCATGTCAAGTTTGCTCCAAGGTCTTCCAAGACTTTTGAAGATGCTGAGGCAGAATACAAGGAAGCAGAGACAATGGTCGTCCTGTCTATTGGTCAGGGAGGCTGTGACCTTGCAGCCAAGGCCTTAGATATTGTTGCAGAGAAGAGGAAGGTGAAGTCACGTGTCATAGGAGTTGACAAAGATGAGTTTCAAACTAGTCAGGCAATCCTGAAATCAGCTAAGGTACAAACTACACTTCTCCCTTATGGCACACAGAAGGACATCTGTAAAGAGATGATGCAGGCCCACCTGGTCCTGATGCCTTCTCGTGCTGAACCGTTTGGACTACTTGGCTTGGAGGCCATTGCAGCTGGTGTTCCTGTTCTTGTTTCGAGCAGATCTGGACTAGCAGACTTCATCCATGAACATGTTGATGACTTGCGTCATTCCATTGTTGACATGGATGAAAGCGAAGAAGGTGCCATCGCAAAACACTTGGCCAAAGACATTGAGAGAATGTTAAAACACAACAAGGCCGAATTCAAAACAGCAGCACGTTGCAAACAGCAGCTCTTGTCCACAAAGTATTGGGAAGACTCCCATCAGCAGTTCATCAAAGCCTGTACAGATGCAGGTTAGTCACTGGAAATTTTGAAACTAAGTTTATTTTTCACTACACAGCTTAATGTGCATTAACATAATTGTACTGCAGCTTCCCACAAAATGTTCACACAGGATGTTATACTCacatgcactcactcactcactcactcacttacagTACACTATTATGCTTTTATCCCAGGCCTATGTAGTTAAATGAGcaattactcactcactcactcactcactcactcactcactcactcactcactcactcactcactcactcactcactcactcactcactcactcacttacttacAGTACACTATTATGCTTTTATCCCATATTTCCATAATACTTATCCTAAAGTTGAATTATTGTGTATAGGTGGTGATTCACAACCTGCTAAAGTTAAGAAGAGGAGGCACAGTGCTGGGTCTATTGGAGAAGACAGTGAAAGCATGAAAGCCTTGAAAGCAGGTAAGACActgtatttcttatcaaaacaaacattattttcaatctAAGAGGTGGGTTGTTTCAAGCCAATCTACCAAGTATCTCATTTTCAAACGACAGTGAGACTGAAGGTCTTCCATATGATAAAGCAGCCAGTGTAAAACAGCCAGTGTTTGGTTGAAATAAATTC contains these protein-coding regions:
- the LOC136445503 gene encoding hydroxysteroid 11-beta-dehydrogenase 1-like protein, whose protein sequence is MGKLGWTLALLLAVLVGYIWYEPAFDPESLRGARVVVTGCSTGIGEQMAYHYARLGARVLITARREARLKEVVAKMKDLGAQEAIYVAGDMGKPQDCERTIQTAKEKFGGLDYLVLNHVGTSHKSKKAFLWDGDMEFLHDHVMINYYSYIRLASLALPLLHKTNGSLVVVGSIAGKIGNPFTAFYAATKFGLDGFFTSLRQELVMQDINVSVTYCVIGFIDTEPSKYFQEAFQMSKDYKPSPPSDCAMAIIKGGATRQREIYYPWRDAWFTTKFRPLVPGLLDYVARSVFPPLKEKSPLFTGGKH
- the LOC136445707 gene encoding uncharacterized protein; protein product: MAETPGVLLVHDEYGKFKGGNSSINRKVLEIIKEYEPDLPVVCTVLKATEQEIQDAQNVGVTLLLPELDRDDYRTPSLDWLTFDHRSKYPHLPATIRSIVGHAGFTSRAAVRIKQERYPDAKVILVTNDIPEDTAYYKGDEKAMGIGKKEDSILEDAQEADVVFSLGKKIFNHFENQFRAIPTKKRPQHVKFAPRSSKTFEDAEAEYKEAETMVVLSIGQGGCDLAAKALDIVAEKRKVKSRVIGVDKDEFQTSQAILKSAKVQTTLLPYGTQKDICKEMMQAHLVLMPSRAEPFGLLGLEAIAAGVPVLVSSRSGLADFIHEHVDDLRHSIVDMDESEEGAIAKHLAKDIERMLKHNKAEFKTAARCKQQLLSTKYWEDSHQQFIKACTDAGGDSQPAKVKKRRHSAGSIGEDSESMKALKAGLNRTISVDNMVILPPPFSHSSLKGLDLRIISREDQSYSRAEVGKLQEEDETLQKHLLQKTMEIQGLQGTNKDMAVRIDELSSAKHTMKGKKQEEEKPAERLSGAEGKTDTSDKVSKGDQAAAQKDEETWKGQVNGRIGIIGTSGAGKSTFINSFRGLRFRDPGAASVGTTETTSENKEYSHPVYENVTLVDFPGVQFRVEHGSFHTDEYIRRFEKSMKECDVFLVFTSNRVHDKVVWIASKARAMGKKVLFVRSKFDRDVEDIQYDDPEYFADGQEEGEKRLLQMQRHDYVSKLESMGYGHVDMADVFVISGILRFVLQGRWDAPALEHAILKHLTQKELTPLPSPKKSICVLS